Genomic segment of Salvia hispanica cultivar TCC Black 2014 chromosome 2, UniMelb_Shisp_WGS_1.0, whole genome shotgun sequence:
AATTTCAATAGGACATAAGTCTTAATTCGTTAGTATTGTTTGACTATTAAGTTATTTTAAGTTTCGGGTTTAAACTCTACCCGGTAGGATAGACTTCTTTGGAGTTTGCCTCTCGGGACCCCAGTGGAGGTTAGGAAGCGATTTTTACTTGGTTGGGTACTCGTGCCTTGTTTGACCCATAAGGagtattttatgtttgaattAGTTTTGATAAATGTGTACTCATTCTATCCGTAATTTGCTGTCTTACTTTTACTCCGtgcgagatttaagaaatactctctccgtctgcCATTTGTAGTCCCGGTCATTTTTGTGTATTGTGCATAAATagaagtaagagagagaataatattgacaagactcttttaaatattattctctcttattttactatttttttattttaattatttattactatcatttttataaaacgagtgcaatCGAGACTCTTGATGGGGAGTATAAAGGAAAGCAATGGAAAAGTTAATGAATTACTCCGTATAGTTTAATCAGTAGTATTACTTTCATACTAAAGTTAGAATTCAAATAGTTGTGACAAATGAATTACGATTGATTCAAGATAATTGAACACATTGTTCGTTTACAAATGAATCCATAAAAATGGTTAATTTCATCTACAAGTTGGTCTTCCGGCGCAATATGTTGTAGTTGGAAATGACTCGGGACGACTCGGTGGTGACTCAGTGGTGACTCAGCCACCCCACCTTCATGCCATCTCCATCAATTCATACACATTCGCCACTCACAAAAATTCGGAgttgaaagagaaagagagtgtCTCGAACTCATCAAACTCAGACGATCAATTTACCCGTGCAAGAGCGGCCGAGTGATATCGAGGTTGCTTCGACACCTCACGCGGCAGTATTCCTCCGAGGTCGTGAACCGGGCCGGGCTTTTAGCGCCGGGGTCGTGCCGGGCCAGGTAACAAAGGATCTCCTCGAAATGGGACTCGTCGCACGGGATCGCCAAGGGGCCCGTGTTGGAGAAGCCGAACTCTTCCTCTGCCCGGGCCAACAGCTTCCTGAGTATGGGATGGTTCAAGTGCGTGGCCCGGATCACGAACCGCTTGCAGGTCGGCCCAACGCTCACTGCGACGTGCCCTGCTGGCACGTCGCAGGGAGGGCGCCGGCCCGCCATCGCGGCCTTCTTGCGCCACCGCCGCAGCATCTGCCGGATCCGGACAATGTGGCGGATCTTGCTGCAGgctgacattttttatttttagtagagatGTACTAATTGTGAAGAGAGTGTGGGAGGGAGGATTGAATGATGGGATAATGTGGGATTATATAGTAGTGAGCTtggtgtaattttaattctaattttgatttctaTAGTGGGATGACAGTTGGCGCTgctttaacatttttttctaattggaCACCTCATTTGATTGAGAATCTGTACTATAATTTGACTTTGGGAAATGGTTTAAGGGTAAAATCAGGCGTTGGAAtatgaaatactactactactttatgCGATATAATTACGAGATTCAAACTTACCGGTGTAAATATAGCTAACTGAATATTTTACAGGTGTAAATATAGCCAACTGAATATAGGTCTAAATTcacaaaatgaattttaaattctgAAGTAGCTGAGTATCTTTTATTCATTAAGACAAGTTAAAACTGTTTAAATTGCATCGCTTAttacttttactattataaagACAAAGTTAAGCACAACGGGATGCAGGGATCTCATAACACTCTATGAAGAAATAGAAGAAGTGCAGCCCTAACCCAAGTCATCGTCCCCCTAGAGCCAAGGAAACACCCGACTCTAGAATaggaatattctttttattagtaatatttattttgtaatttgtattcAGAGAATCGAGTAGTGTTATAAGCTTTGTTCGTTCCAAAATGTAAAATACAATTGAACTGTAGAGGGTTAGTCATTATAAATCCGGCTATATTGTATTCATCGGAACTTatgaaatactccatccgtcccactttagaagtcccggttgagttcggtacgagttttaagaaatgtaaaggaaagttggtgcaAAAAGATAGTAGAATGTGAATcctactttttatattagttttatactccatccgtcccacaaaagatgtcacatttgggacggcacaagattttaggaggttttgtttttttgtgttacatggagagagaaaatataatttttacatttatgtgagagagaacatttttcaaaaaggaaaatgtgacatcttttgtgagacaaactaaaaaggaaagtgtgacatcttttgtgggacggaaagagtaataaaatgtgagtgaaaaaatattagtggaatgtggggcctaataccatttatggaatattttagTCGGGACTcataaagtgggacacccagAAATGATCAAttgggactcctaaaatggaatGGAGTCGCCTTCCCCTATTGCTCGTGCAAAGATTACCGCTATTTGACACCTATCGATGACGCACGACCGATGCTCTCCGTCCTATAGGATCTACAATCTCGTCACGAAACATCTATTGTATAGGAATCACTTTTGTGTAAAAGTACTTTAGTACTAGTAATGTTGAAATCCAAAGTGTCCCAATTTCCAATCTCCTAAATTGAGAGGAGAAAACTATGAACAAACCTTTGCTGAATTTGAACGTTAACAATTCTCTCTAATTGTTATAGggaataaaagtatcattttaatttatgacaCAGTAAAAAATAAGGATTTAATGCAGttgtaaaataatagtactacacTATAGTAAATTTGTTTTACAGTTTTTGCACACAAGTAACAGTTACTACATTGCTTAGACTAGAAGCATGACGTACTTCAATACTTCATAATGCCAATAATCAGGACACAAGCACGATCAAAATAATCTCTGTGTCacacaataattaaataaatgtacatttatttataatttagcAGTTGTATTTTGGGGGTCAATTCTCTTAAAGTATTAGTCCTTTAATAATCTATTAAcgaacatttaattattttagtcagaatgaattagtaaaatattgatGTTATGGTCTTTGATTTAGAGAGGAAACAGGTATTTGGCTTTCAGTTCAAACTTTCGTTCTGTCTTAACGACGCAATAATGGTTATTCTACTTTTTCTAGAAaggaatttaaaaattaaaagatagaAAGGGTCGTCCTGTTTATTATTATGTGCGGGATGGGTTGGACTTAACTTTGAGTTATATAGTAGAATgtgatataattataatttatatgacAGCTgcatttctttatatttaaacTAGAGTTTGTAAAGCAAGCAACCTAGATAGAGTTAACATGCAGAGAATTGGATGTCAAATTAAATGTTGATACTTTATATCATGTTCATGTAAACAGTGTattttatgtagtaattatatgaaattataacCGAAAGTATAAAGTGGATGTTTTGTTTATCCACattcataaaatgatattttctagCCATTATCAAGGAAAGAACAATAAATCTGTTCGTATGACATAGCTAACAATTTTTGATATGACACGATAATTCGATACGAATCttcacgaaattaatgggtttggaTTAAGTTTTATTGGGTTTTGTATCGAGTTGGTCCATTAAGAACACGATAATTTTGGGTTGGATGTGGATAacccattaaaaaataatattattattttattttttaaaaaaatactccatgctttattttaatttttacatttattgtaaatcaagtttaaatcgtgtaaaataatttttttatcgttTAAATCAGGTTTATTCGGGTAATATTGGGTTCGAGTCATTattgtgttgttatcgtgtcgtgtcaaccCATATTATATCGCGTTATTAAGAGTTCGTGTCGGGTGCGTGTTGTGTTCGGGGTTAAAGGCAGCATGTCGGGTTTGTGTTCGGACTAATAGTTTCCTTAACAGGTCAGGTTCGGATTAGGTGTTATTAAGTTGGGTCGATAACATGTTGATTCGATAACGACCCAACCGCAAACGATTTGCCACCCCCAAACTAACcgttattttaaatattatttttctttttcttttctttttagctGGAATATTACCTCAGTTTTCAAGTACAATCATATCATCTTCAAAACCAAATTACAACCATCCGATTGAAGAACAACATCAAAGTTTGAATTTCTGCCGCTAGACACAGTTGAAGAAGCTAAACAAAAACACATCAACAATTTTTAATCGTGAAGAATGAACGTTACAACTACAcgagttttataaatttaacgCAAGTCCTTAATGATATTAGTTGAACACGGTAGATGTTCTTAATGGCACAGGTGATcttattatagtactatacttacatttatcacaattaattttatgatatacacGAGAGAAATGTTTAGAACACAGTTTACGTAGTAGGGCACATTGTTGGatacattttaaaaaggaaagagtgatagtcaaataaaaagaaaagaggcATGTTCATGTTATCTTAGTTGTATAATTCCTTAAATTGTTCATGGATCGAGATGGATCGTACAATAAACACGATCCTTAATTGCATACAATTTGGTTAGATTTCAATATGTAgatattttatactctaaAATACGTAACAAGTTTTTTAGTGTCGATATAAGAGAGCGAGTTGGCTTAGTAAAGGTGCAGTGTACCCAACTCTGTCTCATAGTTAAAGTTGAAGCGTGTGTGTACGAGTAGATAAAGTGTCTCATTCTAATACAAAGACTGAAAATGCAATGAATTAAATAcacagaataaaataaaatatattaacatttatcataaatataaatcacTCATCTATATTGATATAgtccaaatatatatactcttaaCAAAACTATTCTAATAAACATATGTGTCTATGCTGCTTTAATTCTcgaacttatttaattttacatgtgtAATGGTCTAATACAGTAGTATTATAtgcacttttttttactttttttgtatttaaaatctacaagataatattattttcattatttttcatatatattgatttatcGAAAATGTATAACTGGAAtgtgaaaattatttattcatccATAATACAGGTGATAATACAGGAGTATAACACAACACTTACTGCTCATATCGTGTATTCGTGTAGTTCCAACTAGAAAAATTGACCaaatataatacaataatatattgGGAACATTGGGAGATGCGAAAATAAATGTCCAGGTTCCAAGTCTACTGGTCCACTGATACAGCCCATTCCATAGattattgttaaataaattttcatcatatagatttgtaaaattgacacaagattttgtattttttgtacCACACTCAGTACGGTTCACTACCATTGTTTGCATACCCTGTCAAAAATCTGAATTAGTTCTAACCAAAACTGCGTTTGTATCtctaatttactaatttagtTTCATAAACCAATAggataatactccctccgtcccattaaatatgtaacATTTGGAAATCAGTACGAGTTtgtatatagtgttgttttgtgagttaatgaagagagagtaaaataagagagatgaaaaaatagagatagaggtatttccattttaaaaaacgtttcatttttaatgggacaaaacTACTCGCCTAAATTACATTTtccaacaatattaatttggtAGCTCCGACCCTTTATTTTGGCTTTTCTCTAATGAAACCGACAATTTTGGCTAACTATGATTGCTAatcactttattaattatattggtTTTGTTTTAAAGTAATATCCATTTCTtagtttaagttttaattCCATTGtatttatacttttttcttttgggtGCCAGGCTGCACAGGTAGATAATtagcaaacaaataaatcgaAAGGCTAATTATTCTATGAGTTGTAATTTGCAATTAATAATCCATATGATTAGCGCTGTTTGGCACTACGCAAAGGGGGTTTAAGAGGCTGCCACGTTATtcgatttatttattttttccacatACAATTAtccatatttaataattttatggtTAAATAAAACTAGGACATGAATTATACGGGCATGCACAATATGAACGTGACGTCCCAAAATCTTTCTACCTTAATTTGGAGTTATGCAAATAAATAGATTGTCACGTGGATTATCATGATTGACTATATTTCATTATACGTCTGTGAATTAATTCTGATCAGTACTTTGTATATGAGACCTGAATTATTAGTCGAGTTCATTGAATATCTACTAATTAgtaattatacaaataaaacaagCATAATAGCAAACGGTATGAAGCTTACATGTATATGTACCAGTATGATCACATGTCATTAATTAGATTAGGACTTAATCATCAGTTTATCACTCTCTCCACCTATGTTACATGAGTCATGTTACATTTCGAATTAGTACacattatttgaatatatctccGCTCccaaaaactagaaatttttgaaagatatgagtttaattgcaaaattggtaaagagagagatagaaaaaaagttagtagaaaaTTGGTCAACCTCAGTAGAGAGTTCTATTTCCTATAACagaaaattctatttttagaggacggactaaaaaggaaagaatttctatttttaagagacaAAGAGAATTTTTAGGTGAGATAAAACaacatagtagtatttaatttctcatactttactaatgttgattttttaatagggtattaaaaaaatatatatatatatagctagtgttttgtttttgtttttgattttACTAGGAGTTAAAGAAACTAAGAAGCCAATCcaattttaattcttcatcactacttattatttgaatcatattttgtttcatattaTCTCGTGTTTTTTAGTCATATTTCATCATTTCTGGTTATCCAAAATTGctatagtcatttttattcaaaaaaataaacatctaTAATTTGTATCTTCTATTGTATCCTTtaatctactttattctttaatttattttattttctctcaagTTAACTTACTTAAGACAacttattaaatttcatattgagAATAACGCCTCAAATAACATGAGAAAGGATAGaagtattttttacttttcacaCCAACTATTGACAAATTTTCTTGCTTTAGAAAAGGATGGAACATAAGAGCATTGGCGCTCTGTGTAACTCAgtagaaaaagttaatttatttggtATGTAAACATAGTAGTTGTGGATTCTCtcgaaaataaaaactatatttaatcgtagtatagtactcccttcgttcccttatagttgaggcggaacttttcggcacggagtttaagaaacgaatgttgagtgtattaaataaatagataaaaaagtaagaaaaaaaaaggtagagagaataaagtaaaaaatgaataaagtagagagaataaagtaagagaaagtaaagtaagagagaggaaaaagttactatatatggaaatgactcaactatgaaggaacttcttgaaatggaaaaatgattcaactacgaaggaacggagggagtatttaatactggccgtatatatagaatattagGGAAAGAGTGCAGCGAAGCAGTCGTAGTGCTATCCGTGTGCTGtttaattcttctttttgcACACGAATTATAGGCCTTGGCCCTATTCcacaaattaaagaataaatgctttttttatttcattctctattttattcaactGCCACAGATAAGATAAAGAAGCTTCAAATGTATTTAGCTACTCTTTCAAATGTATATAAAgattattaaatcataaacATCTGGCCATGACCCATGTGAAAGACTGCACCAACCCTctcaatcattttatttattattcctaTACTAGCAGCCAAAACCTGCCCCTTCTCTAAATCTATTTCTTGATCTGATTTCTTGATTTTCGTTGGATCATATTGctaagataattttaataagtagtaggagtataatattgttgagaagaatatcataaaaaatatatataattttagcATTGATTTTAAGGATATTGGTtcctaaaatatcataaactttattttttttcatgcgTTATTTTCAATCTGCAATCCGAATAAGATATTTTAGGGGAGAACTTATTCTGCGTGTGTAACCGTAAAACGCTTATGCTATTTCGAATCAAAGTTTGTGGTAATTAAGCAAGATAAAAAACCACATAGAAAGTAACAATTGTCTTAGTTGTGCCAAATAGGATAAAAGAAACTACGTACATCAGTTTGCTGTAGCGACTGATTCGTtgtgagaaataataatacaaaatgtaaaatttgtgatattttagaccACTTTAAAGTTAGTGGGTGGCGAAGTCAAGGTCAAGGGAGGATGGATGATGCAAAGTTAGCTGCCAccaacaaaaaccaacaaCACTCATCAACAATTTGGTCAGTCGTCGTCCAATAGTGGAAAATCTCGACTATTTCAGGAATGACAAACAACCAGAGGGTCAAAAGGCCGCATTCAATTTCGGTAGTGGCGATGATGTCATCAGGAATGATAGTGACGACCATGGCATGATATTGTTGTAGAagcatatttttctttaagtCCGTTACAcagaattgaaattgaaattcaattccaaattattTGTTCGATAAAAATGATGTAATTgctatgaaattgaatttgaagaaattataCATTGTGTgcatgtgtagtgtgtgtgtgttgtttgtgtgtagtgtgtgcatGTGCAATGAGTGTAGTGTGGTACccaattttataactatttggaattttagttatctacttttgatatgaaattcaaCCGTGGAATTGTGAGGAATTGaaattgtaattcaattccaaatccataTTTTTGGTGGTACCAAATAgtattggatttggaattgaa
This window contains:
- the LOC125208357 gene encoding auxin-responsive protein SAUR50-like, yielding MSACSKIRHIVRIRQMLRRWRKKAAMAGRRPPCDVPAGHVAVSVGPTCKRFVIRATHLNHPILRKLLARAEEEFGFSNTGPLAIPCDESHFEEILCYLARHDPGAKSPARFTTSEEYCRVRCRSNLDITRPLLHG